Proteins from a genomic interval of Panthera tigris isolate Pti1 chromosome A2, P.tigris_Pti1_mat1.1, whole genome shotgun sequence:
- the RAB43 gene encoding ras-related protein Rab-43, whose amino-acid sequence MAGPGPGQGDPDEQYDFLFKLVLVGDASVGKTCVVQRFKTGAFSERQGSTIGVDFTMKTLEVQGKRVKLQIWDTAGQERFRTITQSYYRSANGAILAYDITKRSTFLSVPHWIEDVRKYAGSNIVQLLIGNKSDLGELREVPLAEAQSLAEHYDILCAIETSAKDSSNVEEAFVRVATELVMRHGGPLLSEKGTDHIQLDSKDVGESWGCGC is encoded by the exons ATGgcggggccgggcccgggccAGGGGGACCCGGACGAGCAGTACGATTTCCTGTTCAAGCTGGTGCTGGTGGGCGACGCGAGCGTGGGCAAGACGTGCGTGGTGCAGCGCTTCAAGACGGGCGCCTTCTCCGAGCGTCAGGGCAGCACCATCGGCGTCGACTTCACCATGAAGACGCTGGAGGTCCAGGGCAAGCGGGTCAAG CTGCAGATCTGGGACACAGCTGGCCAGGAGCGATTCCGCACCATCACCCAGAGCTATTACCGCAGTGCCAACGGGGCCATCCTGGCTTACGACATCACCAAGAGGAGCACCTTTCTGTCCGTGCCTCACTGGATCGAGGACGTGAGGAAGTACGCGGGCTCCAACATTGTGCAGCTGCTGATCG GGAACAAGTCGGACCTCGGCGAGCTCCGGGAGGTCCCGCTGGCcgaggcacagagcctggcagagcACTATGACATCCTGTGTGCCATCGAGACGTCGGCCAAGGACTCGAGCAACGTGGAGGAGGCCTTCGTGAGGGTGGCCACGGAGCTGGTCATGCGGCACGGCGGCCCTCTGCTCAGTGAGAAGGGCACCGACCACATCCAGCTGGATAGCAAGGACGTCGGAGAGAGCTGGGGCTGCGGCTGCTGA